In Osmerus eperlanus chromosome 4, fOsmEpe2.1, whole genome shotgun sequence, the sequence cagagcagcgcgctgataaactagtgtctgagatctacgTGAGCTCCAGTAgttcctgggccagaacaccggTGGGCTGGTCTGAAGgtaaatgttggggcgtgacaaagagccAAAAAAGGAGGAGCCCCGTTGGGACGTCACAGCGGGGAATGTTTTTGAAGGCTATCGTTTCACAGCAGCAGttacaaattgtgagatttataTAGGAAAGAGGCGTCAATGGAcgttgaggttcactgtatgtctgttttacacaccaaactgtcatttttcaactatgaaaaggtaaaatcggttttgcagtcaatcgcccctttaaacCTTGAGCCTATTCTGGCCAGGCATGTGGACGTCAATTTATCACGTGCCACCTTACCTAAACATAATTGGAAACACATGGAAGACTAAGAGCAGGAGGTCATGATGATTTGGCTCATCGGTATACAGTAGGCTATTTGCCAAAAGTTTGCCAAAAGTTTTGGCagtgacatacattttgtgtttgttgcTTAGTTGTTGTGATGTTGATTCACACATTGTTTCTCGATAATTGTGCAAGTGATCAGTTGCATTTTAAATAAAAGCTTAATTTTCCCTTCATCACAAAAACCCACATATGTTTTGTGGGGCCCTGGCATGAATTAACTAGCTAACTTAATTTCACTAAGTCAtatcatatcatcagcacatggTAAAGTGTGAACAAGTTATAGTCAGATGATATCACTACCATTCTGATTGAATTATCAGAGCAGATTGATTTCTATAAAAGAGGGAACCTTTTGCATTTATTTAATGTTTTTGCCAATTAAAGCATAGAAACATGAAACATTTTCTACAAATActaaaccagcaaactttgcaaaacacaaaatctgtcactgccaatacttttggccacaacTGTAGATCGCTAGATTTCCCTTTGAAAATTAAGAAAAGTCAGACACACAATAGGCAGTTTGCCAGTACATTTTATATAACTTGCATGACATTCATATTGTGCAAACATATTTAAAAACTCAATAAAAAACAACTACAGTGAAAAAAGGGAATCTGAGGGGACAGCCAAAAAAGATATGAGGCTGTGAGCACCTAGGATAAATTAGTTAATCTTTTTCAATTAAAGGCCCAGTTTCACAAGAAAATAATATTTGCATCCATGGTGTTGTTCCTGGCTTAACAATAATTAGTATTGCAAAATGTGCTGCCAAAACCCCACAACCTCTCAAACAGACCCGTTTTATTACTTCATCAAACTGCAGTTACATGGCAAAAATAGCCTTTGTATGTTTTTATTATAACTAAAACACCTAATTTCAAAACCATGATGGTGTGCACAAAATCCCCTGGACACACATTGTATAATTCTTGTATGTAAACAATATGGCCAGTGGACATATTATTCCATTGAAAGCATTCAGATGTAAGTCTACAGAACATACTGGATGTCCAACAGGCATGAAAGAAATGGGATGCCTAGTTCTTAAGAAAAAGTTAGGAGTTGAAAAGTCCAATCAAATCCACaaaaaaaatgtagcctatattattgaatattgtatgCATTATTACCAGAACAATATGTTTATTGTCCtcattttacatttgtgaaacTACCATATGAGTGGTGAGACCCCTCATGGCAATACAAGACTTACATACTAAGTGTGTTGACATGAATGACAAGATAAAAACAGCAAATGATATGGCCGTCACGAGATTCTTAAAATGACTGAATAATGGCATAAACAATAAAAGATCATATCAACGTATAACTAGTGCTTCTCAGGAACAACCTAGAAAAACAACTAAAGTAAAATGTCCAGTGTTTATTGGAAAGAAAAGGGAACTATCGCAGTGTAAACATTAGAAATACAATTCAAAAGTATAATGAAATAATTTGTTTATACTGATATTTACAGTGAGCGAACCATATCGCAACAGGGCTAGTTTACACCTTAGTGATCAGCCTCTCCAGTACAAAGTATCTTCCTACAGTGCACTTACACATAGCCCACTCCACTGAGAGCATAATAcatatatacatttagtcatttagcagacgctcttatccagagcgacttacagtaagtacagggacattcccccgaggcaagtagggtgaagtgccttgcccaaggacacaacgtcagttggcatgaccgggaatcgaactggcaaccttcggattactagtccgattccctcaccgctcagccatctgactcccatataaTGGCATAACCATCAACCAACctctaaaataaataaaaacaaatgtacaCGGACATAAGGTAATAGAATGAAGTGAAAAGGTGCTGTACAGTAGGATAGATTATTTTGTGATTTAAAGGGAAGGTTTAAAAGTTTAAAAACTCAACAGTCTCTTCCCAGAAATCATGCACGGGTTACTCAGGATAAATTCCTGTTTCATAACTTCCATGTTGTGAGCAGTTTCAAGTAGGAACTATTTTCTTTCCAACCAATTACACCCGCCAAGCATTTCACTGTGCAGAAGGAAGCGTACATATACTCATGGGCGAGAGGCTTGTGCTCCATGCTCATGGTACAGTTGGCCGGTATACTTCGGATCATGATTTCTGGAAAGAGACATTGCTTTTGAGTTTTTCATATGTATTTAAGGGGCCACTTTGAGCACCACACGACTAGCCCAATCTAGTTACATTATATTGAAGAGAAGGCAGACATCTCTAGAGCGGATATCTCCAAACCCAGCAACTCACACTAAAACAATCTAGACAGATGAATAGCACTGTGGGTAAGaggaaacatttgtttttgatTTGAAGTTGAACTGTCCCTTTAATGAAACATGATAAACAGCACTTCATAATACTATTCCCCAAAGTATCAGATTTAGAAAATCTACCCTGCATGTGAATCAGTTCAACGGTGCATATACATAAGTGTTTTCACAGTAGAAAGTCAAAGCAATAGAAAGTCGCAAAAAGCAGAAAGGCAAACCTTCAGATTTCAATAACCAAATAACCTGTCTCTTGTCAAGTATTTACATTCACTCCAGGACAAGAAGGTAAGGCTTTTCAGTTGTTGTTAAAGTTAGAAAATGAGCAAAAGCAGTACTGTTAACATTCTAAGTAAAAAAAAGAGGACGTGGAGGTATCCAGAAGCCTCTGTAGCACTAAGCTTTAGTCAACTTTTACTGGACATGGAACTCTGGCTGATACTGTAGGAGGTGGAGAGTTCTCCTTCCATTGTGGCCATCATTGGTGTCATGTTGCTGGTGAGGCAGCTCTGGAGGGCTTCAAAATAGGAAGCCTGCACAGGCTTATGGCAGAGAAGAATTTTCTTGGCATCCTCTGTAGTAAACCATTCCCGTTTTCTCCCTAGCAAAAGATACAATAGTCAAGCAGCAGTCTAGACTGCTATGATGTGTACAACATAAGAATGCAGCATGACAAATACTGGTTCACAATTGTATTGTGTTTTCACAGACACAGATCTGGTTGTCTATATATTTTTACAATCCCACGGgaaaatatatttgtatgttGTGCAAACAGAATTGTCAATTAATCCTACCAATATTTACagagtcctcccagtcctccaagATGTCGGTTACTGTAAGGACATAGACATACGTTCTgtgcttcctgtctctgttcTGGAAAAGAGCAAGAGTTTGTGTCAACAGAGCATAACAAGCTGCATATCGTCTGTTTTTCAACATATGTAAAGATATAACAGTTACACTGAAATATTCTTACCTCA encodes:
- the LOC134018947 gene encoding diphosphoinositol polyphosphate phosphohydrolase 1-like isoform X2; its protein translation is MMKLKSNQTRTYDGDGFKKRAACLCFRSESEEEVLLVSSRRHPDKWIVPGGGMEPEEEPNVAAVREAGVKGTLGRLVGVFENRDRKHRTYVYVLTVTDILEDWEDSVNIGRKREWFTTEDAKKILLCHKPVQASYFEALQSCLTSNMTPMMATMEGELSTSYSISQSSMSSKS
- the LOC134018947 gene encoding diphosphoinositol polyphosphate phosphohydrolase 1-like isoform X1 gives rise to the protein MMKLKSNQTRTYDGDGFKKRAACLCFRSESEEEVLLVSSRRHPDKWIVPGGGMEPEEEPNVAAVREVCEEAGVKGTLGRLVGVFENRDRKHRTYVYVLTVTDILEDWEDSVNIGRKREWFTTEDAKKILLCHKPVQASYFEALQSCLTSNMTPMMATMEGELSTSYSISQSSMSSKS